A stretch of Falco rusticolus isolate bFalRus1 chromosome 2, bFalRus1.pri, whole genome shotgun sequence DNA encodes these proteins:
- the IFNAR2 gene encoding interferon alpha/beta receptor 2 codes for MQNVDFIISSLYFLITVETLMDVPMHFYQLVYIIVLSAACCSLSERFLGGPPHNLQMESSNFQHILSWQAKSDPALPTYYRVLYTDRRNWKIAKQCSDITQLSCNLTDDFKETFTQYSALVESIIGTEVFNSSLLHFAPLTDTFLGPPEINISSCLNCINVTIKLPTSYYRENEKLLSLIDIYKSLYYVITLKTPDGEHKRPQEETTEEIFNTVIEELYPNRNYCVSVMITASINKHSIPSAWKCVTADSVAEPVADYHTAAVAGAMCVSLMLAGVLKCLHAGGYILQTQALPRALVFIRTLTYSPWTFESEKIASVEIIYKEMKKKANESSGGVSDEDDSDDSESNAISNHDYTRRDILSRVPHFSDTSNVFVPYSTDSTCDDSSSQANENPDANPEDFENHEMDVEEDKDTSSELLNPFSKVNSNCSSRQRESPCFTIDLKTVLLGASEEDVDSSAALLSSQEDAVDWQCARSFEANLDDTENMQKPNCHNDSQEWQNSCHSSDESDSSDSDMEQNTEYIRR; via the exons tgtACATCATCGTTCTGTCTGCAGCTTGTTGCAGCTTGTCTG AAAGATTTCTGGGAGGGCCACCTCACAACCTACAAATGGAATCATCCaattttcagcatattttgtCCTGGCAGGCAAAAAGTGATCCAGCTCTTCCAACATACTATCGTGTGCTGTATACTGACCGCAG GAACTGGAAGATTGCTAAACAGTGTTCAGATATTACGCAACTCTCCTGTAATCTGACAGATGATTTTAAAGAGACTTTTACTCAGTATTCTGCATTGGTTGAGAGCATCATAGGAACTGAAGTTTTCAATTCTTCTCTACTTCATTTTGCGCCACTTACTGATA caTTCCTGGGACCACCAGAAATTAATATCAGTTCCTGTCTCAACTGCATAAATGTTACCATAAAGCTGCCAACCTCTTactacagagaaaatgaaaagctccTGTCTTTAATTGATATATATAAAAGCCTTTATTATGTTATAACACTAAAAACACCTGATGGAGAGCATAAG aGGCCGCAGGAGGAAAccactgaagaaatttttaataCTGTCATTGAAGAATTGTATCCAAATAGAAATTACTGTGTGTCTGTTATGATCACTGCATCTATAAACAAACATTCCATCCCATCAGCCTGGAAATGTGTAACTGCGGACTCTGTAGCTGAACCAG ttgcagatTATCATACAGCTGCAGTCGCAGGTGCTATGTGTGTTTCACTGATGTTAGCTGGTGTCCTGAAGTGTTTGCATGCAGGAGGCTATATTCTTCAAACACAAGCACTTCCACGTGCCTTG GTGTTCATAAGGACATTAACCTATTCACCTTGGACGTTTGAATCTGAAAAAATAGCCTCTGTAGAGATCATTTacaaagagatgaagaaaaaggcaaatgaatcTAGTGGTGGTGTCAGTGATGAAGATGACAGTGATGACAGTGAAAGCAATGCCATAAGTAATCATGACTATACAAGGCGTGATATTTTAAGTAGAGTACCTCATTTCTCTGACACGTCGAATGTATTTGTGCCGTACTCTACAGATAGTACATGTgatgacagcagcagccaggcaaaTGAAAATCCAGATGCTAACCCAGAAGATTTTGAAAACCATGAGATGGACGTTGAAGAAGACAAAGACACAAGTAGTGAGTTACTTAATCCTTTCTCTAAGGTAAATAGTAACTGTTCTTCTAGGCAAAGAGAGAGTCCTTGCTTTACCATTGACTTAAAAACTGTGCTGTTGGGAGCCTCTGAAGAGGACGTGGATAGTTCTGcagctcttctttcttcccaagAAGATGCAGTTGACTGGCAATGTGCTCGTTCTTTTGAAGCAAATCTGGATGacacagaaaacatgcagaaacCAAACTGTCATAATGACTCTCAGGAATGGCAAAATTCCTGTCATTCTTCCGATGAAAGTGACTCATCAGATTCAGATATGGAGCAAAACACTGAATACATAAGAAGATGA